A stretch of the Erwinia sp. SLM-02 genome encodes the following:
- a CDS encoding sugar phosphate isomerase/epimerase family protein, with amino-acid sequence MKLALCTDVLADLSFPDMLDKVKGYGISGVEMTAGGWSPCPHVKTEELLGSPEKLRQFQAELAERDIEIVALNCSGNPLAPGELGEKHTQSSYRAIELAGKLGVKKIVMMSGLPGGGPEDRVPNWITSTISWPDYMPGVIDYQWNEVAIPWWKKFVQHAKQHGIEKIAIEEFPCQLVYNPSTLLRLRNEVDEMIGMNLDPSHLIAMGADPIAAARKLEGAIFHVHGKDARIERGLADVDGLMEYQPVTNTKTRTWNYVAVGCGKDLLWWKEFFSVLRMTGYDGYVSLEMEDLTMSVEAGLQTSIDALNATLSR; translated from the coding sequence ATGAAACTTGCATTATGTACCGACGTTCTGGCCGATCTGTCCTTCCCGGATATGCTGGATAAAGTGAAAGGCTACGGCATTTCCGGCGTGGAAATGACCGCCGGCGGCTGGTCCCCGTGCCCGCATGTGAAAACCGAAGAGCTGCTCGGCTCGCCGGAAAAACTGCGCCAGTTCCAGGCAGAGCTGGCCGAACGCGATATCGAAATCGTGGCGCTGAACTGCTCCGGCAACCCGCTGGCACCCGGCGAGCTGGGCGAGAAGCACACTCAAAGCAGCTACCGCGCCATTGAGCTGGCGGGCAAGCTGGGGGTGAAAAAGATCGTGATGATGAGCGGCCTGCCTGGCGGCGGACCGGAAGATCGCGTGCCGAACTGGATCACCTCCACCATCTCCTGGCCTGACTATATGCCGGGCGTGATCGACTATCAGTGGAACGAAGTAGCCATTCCATGGTGGAAAAAATTCGTCCAGCACGCAAAGCAGCACGGGATCGAGAAGATCGCCATTGAAGAGTTCCCGTGCCAGCTGGTGTACAACCCGTCCACGCTGCTGCGCCTGCGTAACGAAGTGGATGAGATGATCGGCATGAACCTCGATCCTTCGCATCTGATTGCCATGGGCGCGGATCCGATCGCCGCGGCGCGTAAGCTGGAAGGCGCGATCTTCCACGTTCACGGTAAGGACGCCCGCATCGAGCGCGGCCTGGCGGACGTTGACGGCCTGATGGAGTATCAGCCGGTCACCAACACCAAAACCCGCACCTGGAACTATGTGGCGGTGGGCTGCGGAAAGGATCTGCTGTGGTGGAAGGAGTTCTTCTCGGTGCTGCGCATGACCGGCTACGACGGCTACGTGTCGCTGGAGATGGAAGATCTGACCATGAGCGTGGAAGCGGGATTACAGACGTCGATTGATGCGCTGAACGCGACGCTGAGCCGCTAA
- a CDS encoding sugar-binding transcriptional regulator, whose product METSDDIRLIVKIAQLYYEQDMTQAQIARELGIYRTTISRLLKRGREQGIVTIAINYDCNENLWLEQQLKQKFGLKEVVVASCDSLLEDDQLNMMGQHGAQLVDRLLEPGDIVGFSWGRALRALVDNLPQAGQSRHTICVPIIGGPSGKLESRYHVNTLTYDAAAKFKAESHLADFPALLDNTLIRNGIMQSEHFKTISSYWDNLDVALVGIGSPAIRDGANWHAFYGSEESDDLNARCVVGDICSRFYDIEGERVETNMSEKTLSINMTRLKQARYCIGIAMGEAKYAGILGALHGKYINGLITNKETAESLLK is encoded by the coding sequence ATGGAAACCAGCGACGATATCCGCCTGATTGTGAAAATAGCCCAGCTCTATTACGAGCAGGATATGACGCAGGCGCAGATTGCCCGCGAACTGGGGATCTACCGCACCACAATCAGCCGCCTGCTGAAGCGCGGCCGCGAGCAGGGCATCGTGACGATTGCCATCAACTACGACTGCAACGAAAACCTGTGGCTGGAGCAGCAGCTCAAACAGAAATTCGGCCTGAAGGAAGTGGTGGTCGCCTCCTGTGATTCCCTGCTGGAAGACGATCAGCTGAATATGATGGGCCAGCACGGCGCACAGCTGGTCGACCGGCTGCTGGAACCGGGCGATATCGTCGGATTTTCCTGGGGCCGGGCTTTACGTGCGCTGGTCGACAATCTGCCGCAGGCGGGCCAGTCGCGGCATACGATTTGCGTGCCGATTATCGGCGGCCCGTCCGGCAAGCTGGAAAGCCGCTATCACGTGAACACCCTGACCTACGACGCCGCCGCGAAGTTTAAGGCAGAATCGCACCTGGCAGATTTCCCGGCGCTGCTGGACAACACGCTGATTCGTAACGGCATCATGCAGTCAGAACATTTCAAAACCATCTCATCCTACTGGGACAATCTGGACGTGGCGCTGGTAGGGATTGGCTCCCCGGCGATTCGCGACGGGGCCAACTGGCACGCCTTTTACGGCAGCGAAGAGAGTGACGATCTTAACGCCCGCTGCGTGGTCGGCGATATCTGTTCACGCTTTTACGATATCGAAGGGGAAAGGGTGGAAACCAATATGAGTGAAAAAACCCTGTCGATAAACATGACCAGGCTGAAGCAGGCCCGCTACTGCATCGGTATCGCGATGGGAGAAGCAAAATACGCCGGCATCCTGGGTGCGCTGCACGGTAAATATATCAACGGTCTGATCACTAATAAAGAAACAGCCGAGTCGTTACTGAAGTAA
- a CDS encoding type II toxin-antitoxin system HipA family toxin: MRRTQQRLAIWMNGIHVGFWEKVRGEDRLEYLPEWIDDELGRPLSLSLPFTPGNQPWRGSIVRDYFDNLLPDSEGIRRRLAMRYQAESLEPFDLLAELGRDCVGAIQLLNAGEHPSHLFSVNCRPLSEAEVAAVLRDTTTGLPGRQSEPGDLRLSIAGAQEKTALLWQNGQWCLPEGNTPTTHIFKLPLGLVGNMQADMSTSVENEWLCSLILESYGIPVAKTHIAQFEEQKVLSVERFDRRWSQDRQWIVRLPQEDLCQALGVSPLKKYQADGGPGISDIMAILNHSERAARDREQFFKVQIIFWLLAATDGHAKNFSITLEPQNKYELTPLYDVLSAWPVIGTARGQLAWRKCKLAMAVRGSSNYYELFRIQRRHWLNHGELVGLDSQYIDSMIDELIGITPEVIEKVTALLPGSFPAEIAEAIFVGMRQQCERLAQDT, translated from the coding sequence ATGCGGCGTACTCAGCAGCGTTTAGCTATCTGGATGAACGGCATTCATGTGGGGTTCTGGGAAAAGGTCAGGGGAGAGGATCGGCTGGAATATCTGCCTGAGTGGATTGATGACGAGTTGGGCAGGCCCCTGTCGCTTTCACTGCCTTTCACGCCGGGTAATCAACCCTGGCGTGGCAGTATTGTACGCGACTATTTTGATAATTTGCTGCCTGATAGCGAAGGGATCCGCAGGCGTTTAGCGATGCGTTATCAGGCTGAAAGTCTTGAGCCTTTCGATCTTCTGGCTGAGCTGGGAAGGGACTGTGTTGGTGCGATACAGTTACTGAATGCAGGTGAGCATCCCAGTCATTTATTCTCAGTGAACTGCCGCCCGCTTTCTGAAGCTGAAGTTGCCGCTGTACTGCGCGATACCACGACAGGGTTGCCAGGACGGCAGTCTGAACCTGGCGATTTGCGTTTATCTATCGCCGGTGCTCAGGAAAAAACGGCCCTTCTTTGGCAGAATGGGCAGTGGTGCCTGCCTGAAGGCAACACACCGACCACCCATATATTCAAGCTGCCACTAGGGCTGGTCGGCAATATGCAGGCAGACATGAGTACCTCTGTGGAAAATGAATGGCTGTGCTCTCTGATCCTTGAAAGTTATGGTATTCCTGTCGCAAAAACGCATATTGCGCAGTTTGAAGAGCAGAAAGTGTTGAGCGTTGAGCGCTTTGACCGGAGGTGGTCGCAGGATCGTCAATGGATCGTTCGTCTACCCCAGGAGGATCTGTGCCAGGCCCTGGGGGTTTCACCGCTGAAGAAATATCAGGCGGATGGCGGTCCGGGAATTTCCGATATTATGGCCATCCTGAATCATTCAGAGCGGGCGGCGCGTGACAGGGAACAGTTCTTTAAAGTGCAGATTATTTTCTGGCTACTGGCTGCGACGGATGGGCATGCAAAGAATTTCAGCATTACGCTTGAACCGCAAAACAAATATGAGCTGACGCCTCTTTATGATGTTCTATCCGCATGGCCGGTGATCGGCACGGCACGGGGTCAGCTTGCCTGGAGGAAATGTAAGCTGGCCATGGCTGTTCGCGGTAGCAGTAACTATTACGAACTTTTTCGGATCCAGCGGCGACACTGGCTTAATCATGGAGAATTAGTTGGGCTGGATAGCCAATACATTGACTCTATGATCGATGAACTTATCGGAATAACGCCGGAAGTGATTGAAAAAGTGACCGCTTTGTTGCCAGGCTCATTTCCTGCTGAAATCGCCGAGGCTATTTTTGTGGGTATGCGACAGCAGTGCGAAAGACTGGCCCAGGACACATAA
- a CDS encoding SDR family oxidoreductase, giving the protein MKTWLNLEGKIIIVTGGASGIGLSIVDELLEQGARVQMTDIHGGDKHHNGENYHFWPTDISSAADVNQSVENIIQQFGRIDGLVNNAGVNFPRLLVDEKAPAGRYELNEAAFEKMVNINQKGVFLMSQAVARQMVKQREGVIVNVSSESGLEGSEGQSCYAATKAALNSFTRSWAKELGKHGIRVVGVAPGILEKTGLRTPEYEEALAWTRGITVEQLRDGYSKNAIPIGRSGRLSEVADFTCYLLSERASYITGVTTNIAGGKTRG; this is encoded by the coding sequence ATGAAAACATGGTTAAACCTGGAAGGGAAAATAATTATCGTCACCGGTGGCGCATCGGGAATTGGCCTGTCGATTGTTGACGAGCTATTAGAACAGGGAGCCAGGGTACAGATGACCGATATCCACGGCGGCGATAAACACCATAACGGTGAAAATTATCACTTCTGGCCCACCGATATTTCCAGCGCGGCTGACGTTAATCAAAGCGTGGAAAATATCATTCAACAGTTTGGCCGAATCGACGGCCTGGTCAATAACGCCGGCGTGAATTTCCCCCGCCTGCTGGTCGATGAAAAAGCACCGGCAGGCCGTTATGAACTGAATGAAGCCGCCTTCGAGAAGATGGTCAATATTAATCAAAAAGGCGTGTTTTTAATGTCGCAGGCCGTGGCCCGACAGATGGTTAAACAGCGTGAAGGGGTGATTGTTAACGTCTCATCCGAAAGCGGGCTGGAAGGATCGGAAGGCCAGAGCTGCTATGCGGCAACCAAGGCGGCGCTGAACAGCTTTACCCGTTCATGGGCAAAGGAGCTGGGTAAACACGGTATCCGCGTGGTGGGCGTTGCGCCGGGCATTCTGGAAAAAACCGGACTGCGTACTCCGGAATACGAAGAGGCGCTGGCGTGGACCCGCGGTATCACCGTGGAGCAGCTGCGCGACGGCTACAGCAAAAACGCGATCCCAATTGGCCGCTCCGGCCGCCTGAGCGAGGTGGCGGACTTCACCTGTTACCTGCTTTCAGAGCGCGCTAGCTATATAACCGGAGTGACCACTAACATCGCCGGTGGGAAAACGCGCGGCTAA
- a CDS encoding DUF4186 domain-containing protein — translation MPAIDQLFQRLSRSPFRQRFHLGSAEYRYCQEKGRTLVEEHTAEFVRTRLAPAEPANDGKQTPMRGHPVFIAQHATATCCRGCLSKWHDIPAHQPMSERQQQWVCEVILHWINDEMQRPAPPEKIRKTVKIAKKPQEDGGQMDLL, via the coding sequence ATGCCTGCAATCGATCAACTCTTCCAGCGGCTTTCCCGCTCTCCCTTTCGCCAGCGCTTTCATTTAGGCAGTGCGGAATATCGCTATTGTCAGGAAAAAGGCCGGACGCTGGTCGAAGAGCATACCGCTGAGTTTGTCCGCACCCGGCTGGCCCCGGCCGAGCCCGCTAACGATGGGAAACAAACGCCGATGCGCGGCCATCCGGTGTTTATCGCCCAGCACGCTACCGCCACCTGCTGCCGCGGCTGCCTGAGCAAATGGCATGATATCCCGGCACATCAGCCGATGAGCGAACGGCAGCAGCAGTGGGTGTGTGAGGTGATCCTGCACTGGATTAACGATGAAATGCAGCGGCCTGCTCCGCCGGAAAAAATCAGGAAAACGGTGAAAATCGCTAAAAAACCGCAGGAAGATGGCGGGCAGATGGATTTACTGTGA
- a CDS encoding PTS sugar transporter subunit IIA gives MLKLSEEVIYLQCQATTKTEAIKIAADELEKAGYVKPGFYEAMLKREKDVSTWIGAGISFPHCAKEHIDLVKKTGFLIFQFPDGVSWGAGQVVFIMVAVAATKNEHVQVLADIADMLGDDANTLILACAKTKREFIDQFEQH, from the coding sequence ATGTTGAAATTGTCCGAAGAGGTTATTTATCTGCAGTGCCAGGCCACGACTAAAACCGAGGCTATTAAAATCGCAGCGGATGAGCTGGAAAAGGCAGGCTACGTTAAGCCGGGCTTTTATGAGGCCATGCTGAAGCGGGAAAAAGACGTCTCGACCTGGATCGGCGCGGGCATCTCCTTTCCACACTGTGCCAAAGAACATATCGATCTGGTTAAAAAAACCGGCTTCCTGATTTTCCAGTTTCCAGACGGCGTGAGCTGGGGAGCGGGACAGGTGGTCTTTATTATGGTCGCCGTGGCGGCGACGAAAAATGAACACGTTCAGGTACTGGCGGATATTGCCGATATGCTGGGAGATGATGCCAACACGTTAATTCTCGCCTGCGCTAAGACCAAACGTGAATTTATTGACCAGTTTGAACAGCATTAA
- a CDS encoding LOG family protein has product MNSIGIFCGSAEGCSPEYMNAARATGQLLAQRDIAVVYGGGRVGLMGAVADSALQYGGRVTGVIPHALFEREIGHTGLTELVVVENMHQRKHRMAELSSGFIALPGGAGTMEEIFEQWTWAQLGMHHKPCAFLDVNGFYQPLKAMIERMAAEGFIRQSYIDMLLFSDSLAEIIDYFNDYTPPATKWASPVGSQHG; this is encoded by the coding sequence ATGAATTCAATCGGCATTTTTTGCGGATCGGCGGAAGGATGTTCCCCGGAGTATATGAATGCAGCCCGCGCCACGGGCCAGCTGCTGGCGCAAAGGGATATCGCCGTGGTTTACGGCGGTGGACGGGTGGGGCTGATGGGCGCGGTAGCGGATTCCGCTCTGCAGTACGGCGGGCGCGTGACCGGCGTGATCCCCCATGCGCTGTTTGAACGGGAGATTGGCCATACCGGGCTGACCGAACTGGTGGTGGTGGAGAATATGCATCAGCGCAAGCACCGGATGGCGGAGCTGTCTTCGGGCTTTATCGCGTTACCGGGCGGGGCCGGTACGATGGAAGAAATTTTTGAACAGTGGACCTGGGCGCAGCTCGGTATGCACCATAAACCCTGCGCGTTTCTGGATGTGAACGGTTTCTATCAGCCGCTGAAGGCGATGATTGAGCGCATGGCCGCCGAAGGATTTATCAGGCAGAGCTACATCGATATGCTGCTGTTTTCCGACAGCCTGGCGGAGATCATCGACTATTTTAACGACTACACGCCGCCGGCAACTAAGTGGGCTTCGCCAGTCGGGAGCCAGCATGGTTGA
- a CDS encoding sugar porter family MFS transporter, translating to MSNNTNLQNNKRMRMITIVSTIGGLCFGYDTGVISGALIFMKYDLNLTPAEEGFITSFLLFGAALGSLFGGYFSDKQGRRKNLLWVAAIFMFGALGTAFAWDVPSMIVARFILGLAVGCASVTVPIYISELARADQRERLVTVNELMIVTGQFLAYSVNATIVNLYPDMGHNWRIMLAIPALPGALLWIGMLMMPESPRFFMRSGETEKAIKVLKTIREPEEVEREIREIQQVIKADAVKFNLFEELKKRWVVQLLLIGLMIVLATRVTGINTIMYYAPTVLKSTGLGDAAAVTGAVANGVVSVLATLLGMMLIGKHSRRKMFFTGQAGVTISLILIGLSFNVFFHTETLNGVDTLHANFDGASYIILGLMLVFLVFMQGWIAPVFWLMLAEIYPLRMRGVGMGFAVFGLWIFDFIIQLIFPVLLSQYGGGMTFGFFAATNIVMLVLLVKYLPETRGLTLEQIEKKFRF from the coding sequence ATGTCTAATAATACAAACCTGCAAAATAATAAACGGATGCGGATGATTACTATCGTCTCGACGATAGGGGGTCTGTGTTTCGGCTATGACACCGGTGTCATTTCCGGTGCATTAATTTTCATGAAATATGATTTAAATCTGACGCCCGCTGAAGAAGGGTTTATTACCTCATTCCTGTTATTCGGCGCAGCCTTAGGTTCATTATTTGGTGGTTATTTCTCCGATAAACAGGGGCGCCGCAAAAATCTGCTGTGGGTCGCCGCCATCTTTATGTTTGGCGCGCTGGGAACCGCATTTGCCTGGGATGTGCCCTCGATGATCGTGGCGCGCTTCATTCTGGGGCTGGCGGTCGGCTGTGCCTCGGTCACGGTGCCGATTTATATCTCCGAGCTGGCGCGGGCTGACCAGCGCGAGCGGCTGGTCACGGTGAACGAACTGATGATTGTGACGGGCCAGTTCCTCGCCTACAGCGTTAACGCCACCATCGTTAACCTTTATCCCGACATGGGCCACAACTGGCGCATCATGCTGGCTATCCCGGCATTACCGGGTGCCCTGCTGTGGATCGGCATGCTGATGATGCCGGAATCGCCGCGCTTCTTCATGCGCAGTGGCGAAACCGAGAAAGCGATTAAGGTATTGAAAACCATTCGCGAACCGGAAGAGGTTGAGCGTGAAATCAGAGAGATCCAGCAGGTCATAAAGGCCGATGCGGTGAAGTTTAATCTCTTTGAAGAGCTGAAAAAGCGCTGGGTGGTACAGCTGCTGTTAATCGGCCTGATGATCGTCCTTGCCACCCGCGTCACCGGGATTAACACCATTATGTATTACGCCCCGACGGTGCTGAAATCGACCGGCCTTGGCGATGCGGCGGCGGTGACCGGCGCGGTCGCCAACGGGGTTGTATCGGTGCTGGCCACGCTGCTGGGCATGATGCTGATAGGCAAACATTCGCGGCGAAAAATGTTCTTTACCGGCCAGGCGGGCGTCACCATCAGCCTGATATTAATCGGCCTGTCCTTTAACGTTTTCTTCCACACCGAAACCCTCAACGGCGTCGATACGCTGCACGCGAATTTTGACGGTGCCAGCTACATCATTCTCGGCTTAATGCTGGTGTTTTTAGTCTTTATGCAGGGATGGATTGCCCCGGTGTTCTGGCTGATGCTGGCGGAAATTTATCCGCTGCGGATGCGCGGGGTGGGAATGGGCTTTGCCGTCTTCGGCCTGTGGATCTTCGACTTTATTATCCAGCTTATTTTCCCGGTCCTGCTCAGCCAGTACGGCGGCGGCATGACCTTCGGCTTCTTCGCTGCCACCAATATCGTCATGCTGGTTCTGCTGGTGAAATATCTGCCGGAAACGCGTGGCCTGACATTAGAACAGATCGAAAAGAAATTTCGTTTTTAA
- a CDS encoding WYL domain-containing protein, protein MSNKDELTHAAQERLEFIERQLIFKGWVSRMDLTEQFGIGEAAATRDFKAYKELSVDNMVLNHTVKRYEINQADFKPVFEKSASIYISELKDSYFKNGSEKKLIEPMERISYLKMNIFSELSKFISNERPVSIRYRSLENDVSERVVIPHSFFDTDIRMYMRCFDRKRAKFSDFMVNRVIFASGDLVIDKTVHEEEKPVHDKEWNNFIELILVPHKNNFTGNGKACVEMDLDMDEGKKIVSVRRSLAPYWLNRWDVDCSKDGVLDSKKFQLSLYNFDVLNDISNNFIAPGYGK, encoded by the coding sequence ATGAGTAATAAAGATGAGTTAACACATGCAGCTCAAGAGCGTTTGGAGTTCATTGAAAGGCAGCTTATCTTTAAGGGATGGGTGTCTCGGATGGATCTAACTGAACAGTTCGGTATAGGTGAAGCTGCTGCAACAAGAGATTTTAAAGCATATAAGGAATTGTCAGTAGACAATATGGTTCTTAATCATACGGTTAAAAGGTATGAAATAAACCAAGCTGACTTCAAACCTGTTTTTGAAAAAAGTGCATCGATATACATATCTGAACTGAAGGACTCTTATTTCAAAAATGGCAGTGAAAAAAAACTGATAGAGCCTATGGAGAGGATTTCCTATTTAAAAATGAATATATTTTCAGAGTTATCCAAATTCATCAGCAACGAAAGACCCGTCAGTATAAGATATAGATCTCTTGAAAATGACGTATCAGAAAGAGTCGTAATACCACACTCTTTTTTTGATACAGACATTCGTATGTATATGAGATGTTTCGATCGAAAGCGTGCTAAATTCTCTGACTTTATGGTTAATAGGGTTATTTTTGCATCTGGAGATTTAGTTATTGATAAAACTGTTCATGAAGAAGAAAAGCCTGTCCATGACAAGGAATGGAATAATTTTATTGAATTAATTCTTGTTCCACATAAAAATAACTTCACAGGGAATGGAAAGGCCTGCGTAGAAATGGATTTAGATATGGATGAAGGTAAGAAAATTGTTTCAGTCAGAAGATCCCTTGCACCTTATTGGCTAAACAGATGGGATGTGGACTGTTCAAAAGATGGGGTTTTAGATAGTAAGAAATTTCAGCTTAGTTTGTATAACTTTGATGTTCTTAATGACATTAGTAATAATTTTATAGCACCAGGATACGGAAAATAA
- a CDS encoding NUDIX hydrolase: MVDKHIAAAAIVDDAGRLLLVRKRNTLYFMQPGGKLDAGESPESALIRELREELDLVITPGDLTPLGQFTDVAANEPGHLLVADIFRIHNVSGDLQPAAEIEEVRWVPPTEFDSLMLAPLTAKQIIPLVYAAV, encoded by the coding sequence ATGGTTGATAAGCATATTGCCGCGGCGGCGATCGTCGATGATGCCGGGCGCCTGCTGCTGGTGCGTAAGCGTAACACGCTCTACTTTATGCAGCCTGGCGGCAAGCTGGATGCCGGAGAATCACCGGAATCTGCGCTGATCCGCGAACTTCGGGAAGAGCTTGATCTGGTGATTACGCCGGGCGATCTGACTCCGCTGGGGCAGTTTACCGACGTGGCCGCCAACGAGCCGGGTCATCTGCTGGTGGCGGATATTTTCCGCATCCATAACGTGAGCGGAGATCTCCAGCCCGCGGCGGAGATCGAAGAGGTGAGGTGGGTGCCTCCGACAGAGTTCGACAGCCTGATGCTGGCGCCGCTGACGGCGAAGCAGATTATCCCGCTGGTTTACGCCGCGGTTTGA
- a CDS encoding Gfo/Idh/MocA family protein: protein MTIKIGLIGLGMIGRDHLQRFKNVITGAQVTAVCDINRAAADAVAAEYHATAFYDADELINSDQVDAIFICSIGPVHKAQILSAFKAGKPVFCEKPLTPTADESQEIIAAEVAAGKRLLQLGFMRRFDPGYQALKQTIASGELGEIMLIHCAHRNPSVPESYTLEMAVNDSATHEIDIIRYLLNENIVSVRVDKPRKKTSRAYPHLQDPLIVIFETESGVRIDDELFVNCNYGYDIRCEVIGENAISGLTEQALTYTRSPNGVSRHISQSCMERFATAYDREVQNFVDNISRGSAMTGPSSWDGYVVALVCDAGLASLKDGQKHDVTIPECPALYLA from the coding sequence ATGACGATAAAAATTGGTTTAATCGGCCTGGGCATGATTGGCCGCGATCACCTTCAGCGTTTTAAAAATGTGATTACCGGCGCGCAGGTGACTGCGGTCTGTGATATTAACCGCGCGGCGGCCGATGCCGTTGCCGCCGAATATCACGCCACGGCGTTTTATGATGCCGACGAGCTGATTAATTCAGACCAGGTTGACGCGATATTTATCTGCTCCATTGGCCCGGTACATAAAGCGCAGATCCTCTCCGCGTTTAAAGCCGGCAAGCCGGTATTCTGCGAGAAGCCATTAACGCCAACCGCCGATGAATCGCAGGAAATTATCGCCGCTGAAGTTGCGGCCGGTAAGCGCCTGCTGCAGCTGGGCTTTATGCGCCGCTTCGACCCGGGCTATCAGGCCCTGAAGCAGACCATCGCCAGCGGCGAGCTGGGAGAGATCATGCTGATCCACTGTGCGCACCGCAACCCGTCGGTACCGGAAAGCTATACGCTGGAAATGGCGGTCAACGACTCGGCCACCCATGAAATCGACATCATTCGCTACCTGCTGAATGAAAATATCGTCTCGGTGCGCGTGGATAAACCACGTAAGAAAACCAGCCGGGCGTATCCGCATCTGCAGGACCCGCTGATTGTGATTTTCGAAACGGAATCCGGGGTGCGTATTGATGACGAGCTGTTTGTTAACTGCAACTACGGCTACGACATCCGCTGTGAAGTGATTGGTGAGAACGCCATCAGCGGGCTGACCGAGCAGGCGCTGACTTACACGCGTTCACCAAACGGCGTCAGCCGCCATATTTCCCAGTCCTGTATGGAGCGCTTCGCCACCGCATACGACCGTGAAGTGCAGAACTTTGTCGACAATATTTCCCGCGGCAGCGCCATGACCGGCCCTTCATCGTGGGATGGCTACGTTGTTGCGCTGGTTTGCGACGCGGGTCTGGCATCGCTGAAAGATGGCCAGAAACATGATGTCACTATTCCAGAGTGCCCTGCCCTTTATTTGGCATAA
- a CDS encoding helix-turn-helix transcriptional regulator — translation MQIYCLNPQSSSRFFEQGTRPKLAFVCKAEGMEAAIPRVMHQHDDRFELMFIAEGSGIYNIDGRGYHVKRGDILLFNHGILHDENPHASDDLLIFSCGVEQLKFDGLPLNFLTARSEVAVMPSGEAYAEICGMFAQMWQHVRSRSAWGEEISQALLCALLLLCRSIWVANKQEKETSESLLGQRIKDYIDSRYKSDIALKSITAALNMNQFYLAHVFKAYSGYSPKQYQTRRRIGEAQTLLLSTDLGVTEVANAVGYDNVNNFHRIFHNLVGIPPARYKKFWLTGQIKS, via the coding sequence ATGCAGATCTACTGCCTCAACCCACAGTCCTCTTCCCGCTTCTTTGAGCAGGGCACACGGCCAAAACTGGCCTTTGTCTGCAAGGCTGAAGGCATGGAGGCCGCTATCCCCCGCGTGATGCACCAGCATGATGACCGCTTCGAGCTGATGTTTATCGCCGAGGGTAGCGGCATCTATAACATTGATGGCCGGGGCTATCACGTGAAGCGCGGCGATATTTTGCTGTTTAACCACGGCATTCTGCATGATGAAAACCCTCATGCCTCCGACGATCTGCTGATTTTCAGCTGCGGCGTGGAGCAGCTTAAGTTTGACGGGCTGCCGCTCAATTTCCTGACCGCCCGTTCTGAGGTTGCCGTGATGCCCAGCGGTGAGGCTTACGCCGAGATTTGCGGCATGTTCGCCCAGATGTGGCAGCACGTGCGCAGCAGAAGCGCCTGGGGAGAGGAAATCAGCCAGGCGCTGCTCTGTGCGCTGCTATTGCTGTGCCGCAGTATCTGGGTTGCCAATAAACAGGAAAAAGAAACCTCGGAATCCCTGCTGGGGCAGAGAATTAAAGACTACATTGACAGCCGTTATAAAAGTGATATTGCGCTGAAATCAATTACCGCCGCGCTGAATATGAACCAGTTTTATCTGGCGCACGTTTTCAAAGCCTATTCCGGCTATTCCCCCAAGCAGTATCAAACCCGGCGCAGAATAGGGGAAGCGCAGACGCTGCTGCTCAGTACCGATTTAGGCGTGACGGAAGTTGCTAATGCCGTGGGCTATGACAACGTGAATAACTTCCACCGTATTTTTCATAATCTTGTGGGGATCCCGCCTGCGCGCTATAAAAAGTTCTGGCTGACGGGGCAGATAAAATCCTGA
- a CDS encoding helix-turn-helix domain-containing protein: MNTVYPLKTLNQLRPLLVGFRKEKGMTQKDVSERLGVTQQTYARLEANPASASIERLYKVFTVLGIEMVLSAGPYSPMVTAVKEPMEEGYSPARQEKW, from the coding sequence ATGAATACTGTTTATCCGTTGAAGACCCTGAATCAGCTGAGGCCGCTGCTGGTTGGTTTCCGTAAGGAAAAAGGGATGACGCAGAAGGATGTGTCAGAAAGGTTGGGTGTAACACAGCAAACCTATGCCCGCCTGGAAGCCAATCCTGCCAGCGCCAGCATCGAACGTCTGTATAAGGTGTTTACTGTGCTGGGCATTGAAATGGTGCTCTCTGCCGGACCTTATTCGCCGATGGTCACCGCTGTGAAGGAGCCAATGGAAGAAGGCTATTCGCCTGCCAGACAGGAGAAATGGTGA